In Monodelphis domestica isolate mMonDom1 chromosome 1, mMonDom1.pri, whole genome shotgun sequence, the sequence TGAAACCACCACAATCAAGCAagatcttcccttccctcccctggaATATTAGGAAAGCAATTCAGATTTTTCATGTGTATACCATCGGACTGACACATTCTGTGACCAGTTTAATAATCCGGAAACACCATGTTCTTTATCTCCCCGCCGCTCATCATCTTCAGTGGTTCCTCATAGCTCTGAAAGCCTCGGACTCCTGTGACCCTTCTACATGAGGGCCTTGGACTGGCTCATAATGGACTTAGGAGTAACCCCCACGTCAAAGTTTGAGGTCCTTGGCCTGGCATTCAGAGCTCCGAGGCTGCTCACAGTCTCCCTTCCCTGACATTCCATCTCTGAACCCTCTGATCCAGTCCAGGTGATCTCCTCAGACTCTTTTGAGTACTTCTTAGCCTGGGATAGTCTTCCCACTCCTGCCTTTTTGAACCCTTTAAGAAGAGCTGAAGTTAGAGTGAGACTTTTCTTCCTGGTCGAGCCacattcctccctccttttggTGCTTTACCACTTGACCTCGCCTCGTTCTCTgcttattttatgtgtttttgttgtttctctaATTGGATGGTAAGCTTGAGGACACTAGGGGCTGTGTTTTGTACTTAAAATCGTCCCACACCTGGGATTTGGGGAAATTGTCTTGATTTCCAGGAAAATGCACCAAAAAAGCACATATCCTGGTTTCCTGGTGAGGCTCTTCTCCACTGTGCTGCTGTAGGGGATGATTCCAAAAATccttattcttctcttcctttaggcaagatctctgcctcctggtttaGACTCCATTCTAATATCTCTTGGGGATAAAATTGGAAGGATCGCATGATCCTAAGATCAGGGATTCTCTTCCAAGCGTCTAAGTGCTGGCATTAGCTAGACTCCTTCCTAAGAATACTTATCGGGATACTCCTCTGCTCATGGGAGGCAGAAGAAATGAAAGGATCCATTTGGGCTGTTCCCCTTGAGCTAACCcatttttgtacatttattttGGGGGTGagaattttcagagaaacttCTTGTTCTGCATTTTAGGCAacaagagactttttttttaactcttaccttctaccttagaacctttgaactttgtattggttccaaggcagaagactggtcagggctagacaatgggggtcaagtgtcttgcccaagatcacacagctgagaagtgtctgtggccagatttgaacccaggacctcctgtctctggacctgaatctcaatccactgggctacccagctccccccctcctttttttttgagAGTCTTTTAAAATGAGCTATCAAGTAGGATTTCTTTTAGACATCTTTTAAGGAATTAGTATCCGTTCCTTGGTGCTTTTTAAGTGTGAGGTTTTCGAGCTGTAGAAAACGATTCAGAAAAGCCCTCAACATTATCATATGCTACTGTCTTGTCACCTGTAATACCTATaaaggtgatgtgaaaaaagtgATAGGACGCGTGACCCATGTTTGTCCTCTCAGAACCTCACAACATCCAGTTTCAGTTGTCGTGTCATCACGCGTTTCCTTCATGCACGGCGCTTCCCTGGCTCTGCTCACTGCCCTTTGCACCTGTTCActgaagtcttcccatgcttctctgtggTCATCCGATTCACTGTAGGTACTTCAGTTTGTGGAGTTCAGTCAGGCAACAAGCATTGATGGAGGGCTTGCTCTGTGTGGGAGGCATAAAAGAAGGTAGATAATCCCTGCCCACCCAGTCCTTCATAGACGAGCAGATGGAGAGCGCCTGCAGAATGAGGACAGATTGGTTTCAGGCTCATGAGAATGATACTAGGGGCATCGAGAAGGTCATTGACCCTTGAGCTGAGCCTCGAAGGGAAGATGAGgcaggagagcattccaggccagAGATGGGATGTCCAGCAAGCAGGCCAACTGGTCCTGAAGCATTTTAGTCATTTCCTATGGGTTACATTTTTCAGCACGGTAATCTTGGTGAACCTTTGGCCTTTTAGAAAAGGTATCTCTGgcaggaaagcaggaaactgggaaCAAAATTTTGTAGCAAATTTCTCAAATAAAGACCTCACTTCTCAAATCTACAGGGAACTGAaccaaatttgtaaaaataagagcccttccccagttgataaatggtcaacgaatatgagcaggcagttttctgaagaagaaatgaaaactatcaatagtcataaaaaaaaataaaagctctaAATCAATAATTAGAGGAATGCTCATTAAAGTgactgaggtgccacctcacgtCCATCAGACTGGCTGAcatgacagaaagagaaaatgacaaatactgggggtgatgtgggaaaatagagaaatttgggGGAGGCCCATTATTGGAGAACGGCTCGACAGATTGTGGTGTGTGAATGTGACAACACCGTTGTGCTGTAAGAAGTAATGAGGGGGCgggtttcagaaaagcctgggagGTTTTATGTGAACGGACACAGAGGGAaacgagcagaaccagaacagtacACAGTGAGAGCAGTTTCATAGCACCAACCATCTGCGAAAGGTTTAGCTCCCCTGAGAGCTCCGAAGGATCCAGGATGAACggtgctgtccacctccagagagaagaACGAGGAGCTCTGAGTGCAGACTCAAGTCtagttttttactttctttatgtTTCTTATTGTGTGTATCTCTTTTTTGGTCGTTGTTCAACATGGCTGATGTGGACATGTCTTACATGACTTTATATAGGGGAAAGGGTGAGAATCTGGACCtaaaagtacttaaaaaaaaaaaaaagagcaggtatgggggcaggtaggtagcttgGTGGAAAAtaccagacctagaaatgggaggtcctggattcaaatgtgacctccgacatgtcctacctgtgtgaccctgggcaagtcactccattgcctagccctcaccacttttctgccttggaaccaatacccattattgattctaagacagaaggtatgggttttaaaaaaacaaagaatatcattatgattattttgaaaattagGAAAGTGGAGCTTGTCCAGATCCACAGAGCTAGTGAAGGTCAGACCTTGGATTTGAAACCctatttcctgattctaagtcttcCATATCcaattctgtctttgaatcagtaATTTCTTAGGGGGacacagcttggtggctcagtggattgaaatccaggcctagaaatgggagatccagggttcaaagatggccttagacatttcctgggcaaatcacttaatcctcattgcctaacccttagagctcttctgccttggaaccagaacacattattgatcctaagacagttaggaaaaaaaaaaagatatctttcCCTTTGCATTTCCAGATTCCACTCTCCCTTCAGCCCCATCTCCTCCATTCTCCCCAGCCATCTTTTTACTCTGGACTTTTGCCACACCAGATTGCCCTTCACTTGTTGAGGTTGTTTAAAGCCACTTATGAAGCCCGTGGCGTGGCCGGCACTGTGCTGGGGACTAGCTGACGTTCCTGGGAGAGCGGCTGGCCATAGGATGTCCCTCCTTATTCCCCACGTGCCTCTGGTGCAGCTCGGAGGCCCATCACTCTTGGCTCATGTTTGTCCCTTTCTTGTAGATATTGCCGGAGGCGAGGTTGGATACGCTCGACCCTCATTATGTCTGTGCCTCAAACCAGCACTTCCAAAGGAAAGGTGATGCTCAAAGAATACAGCGGGCACAAGATGGAGGCCGAACATATCTTTAAGTGGATCACCGCCCACGCCGCTTCCCGCATCAAGACCATTTACAGCGCGGGGCGCCTGAAAGAGGAATGGGACAAGAGTGACCAGTACTGGGTGAAGGTCTACCTGTTCGCCAGTCTGGACCAGCCCCCCGCCTTCTTCTCGGCGCTCAGCATCAAGTTTACGGGAAGAGTAGAGTTTGTCTTTGTCAACGTGGAGAACTGGCCCAACCAGAGTTCTATGAGCGACATCGGCGTCTACGGTATGCCGTCGTACATCCTGAGGACTCCTGAGGGGATCTACAGATACGGAAACAACACGGGGGAGTTTCTGTCCCTCCGGGCCATGGATGCCTTTTTGCGCTCCTTACAGCCAGAGGTCAATGACTTATTCGTGTTGAGCCTGGTGCTGGTCAACCTCATGGCCTGGATGGACCTGTTCATCACGCAGGGCGCCACCATAAAGCGCTTCGTGGTCCTCATAAGCACCCTGGGGACGTATAACTCCCTCCTCATCATCTCCTGGCTGCCCGTGCTGGGCTTCCTGCAGCTCCCTTACCTGGACAGCTTCTATGAGTATAGCCTGAAGCTGTTACGCTACTCCAACACCACGACGCTGGCCTCGTGGGTCCGGGCGGACTGGATGTTCTACTCTTCCCACCCTGCCCTGTTCCTCAGTACGTACCTTGGACACGGCTTGCTCATCGACTACTTCGAGAAGAAGAGGCGCCGCCACCACAACGCCGACGAAGTGAACGCCAACAACCTGGAGTGGCTGTCGAGCCTGTGGGACTGGTACACCAGCTACCTCTTCCACCCCATCGCCTCCTTCCAGAACTTCCCCGCCGACTCCGACTGGGACGAAGACCCCGACCTGTTCCTCGAGCGCTTGGCCTTCCCGGACCTGTGGCTGCACCCTCTCATCCCGACAGATTACATTAGAAACTTACCCGTGTGGCGCTTCCGACGTCTCGGAGCCCCCTCTGACGAGGACGCGTCGGAGGGGTCCCCGGAGCCTGAGAATGACTCGGACGACAGCGAGAATGGCGACGCTGTGCCCCGGGACACGGCCCGGCCCCCTCCGCGAGGAGGGACCCGCGAGAGCGCCGCCTGCGCCTGTGCCCACAGATACGGTCAGGCCGGTCCCCACGCGAGGGGCTGCGGCTCTCCCGGGCCCTACGACCCAGGGGACGACGGGGAGCCCGACTGGCTGGCCTGGCCTGCGGACATGCTGCACTGCACCGAGTGTGTGGTGTGCCTAGAGAACTTCGAGCACGCGTGTGTGTTGACGGGTTTGCCCTGCGGCCACGTGTTCCATCAGAATTGCATCATCATGTGGCTGGCCGGGGGCCGGCACTGCTGTCCGGTGTGCCGGTGGCCCTCGTACAAGAAAAAGCCCCCGTACGTCCATCACCAGCCCTTGTCCAGCGACGTCCCCTCCTAACAGCGGCGCCGTCCCCCGGAAGCTCCCGCCCTCTGGCGGCCTGCCTTTTCGATGTCAGTCCCAGTGTTTTTGTGGTTTGAAGTTTAGTTTAATGTTAGTGCAGTGACCGGAAATAGACATTATGCTAACGTTCATGACAGAATCCTTCGGTTGCCTTGTGTGTCCCAACTGAATGCCTACTTAATCGTACAAACTTTTCTTTACCACCTTGGAACTGCAGCAGCGGGTGTCTCTGGTAAGCACAAAAAGGTGAGACGGAAATCCAGCCTGGCAAGAGTTGACAAGTTGGGGTTCAGCTTCTAATGAAATTGACAGTTGCTTCTCCTCAGTGTTTCCTCCCTTTTTACAGTCTCTCTGTTCAGCACCTTTGGTTGAATAATGTATCTCTGAGacatgaaatttaaagaaaacctatgaaataaattattttaaacccAGAAGGCTGCAGACTTtccaaaatgaaatcatttttgaTAAAGTCAATCCATATAGATAGAGATGTCTGAATATTTGATTTATCtgtaaaaactaataaaatataattttggtcTCTTTTACAAAAGAATAGCATAAATCATTGGAGTCTGGTTGGCTGAGAAATAGTGCTATTCCACGTTACCATTGGGTTTAAGCTAGTTTTGTCAGGAAAGAATCCCAcgatggaattttttttcctgttttcagTAAAAACGGCTGGAAGGTAGAATTGTCTCCATCCTAATCACTGACTCCGAGGTGCCTATAGGCTGAACTACTTCCCTTTCAGGGTCATTTGTGCCTCGATGATGTTAAGATTACACGCGT encodes:
- the RNF103 gene encoding E3 ubiquitin-protein ligase RNF103 — translated: MWLKLFFLLLYFLVLFVLARFFEAIVWYETGILATQLVDPVALSFKKLKTILECRGLGYSGLPEKKDVRELVEKSGDLMEGELYSALKEEEASESASSTNFSGEMHFYELVEDTKDGIWLVQVIASDRSPLVGKVHWEKMVKKVSRFGIRTGTFNCSSDPRYCRRRGWIRSTLIMSVPQTSTSKGKVMLKEYSGHKMEAEHIFKWITAHAASRIKTIYSAGRLKEEWDKSDQYWVKVYLFASLDQPPAFFSALSIKFTGRVEFVFVNVENWPNQSSMSDIGVYGMPSYILRTPEGIYRYGNNTGEFLSLRAMDAFLRSLQPEVNDLFVLSLVLVNLMAWMDLFITQGATIKRFVVLISTLGTYNSLLIISWLPVLGFLQLPYLDSFYEYSLKLLRYSNTTTLASWVRADWMFYSSHPALFLSTYLGHGLLIDYFEKKRRRHHNADEVNANNLEWLSSLWDWYTSYLFHPIASFQNFPADSDWDEDPDLFLERLAFPDLWLHPLIPTDYIRNLPVWRFRRLGAPSDEDASEGSPEPENDSDDSENGDAVPRDTARPPPRGGTRESAACACAHRYGQAGPHARGCGSPGPYDPGDDGEPDWLAWPADMLHCTECVVCLENFEHACVLTGLPCGHVFHQNCIIMWLAGGRHCCPVCRWPSYKKKPPYVHHQPLSSDVPS